In Oscillospiraceae bacterium, the following are encoded in one genomic region:
- a CDS encoding DUF58 domain-containing protein: protein MPTYIELSEYAALVLIIYLIFIALRRIRQWQIDKLEYKREFSDTGVFEGQTITLTETIYNKTFLPMLFVDVEAFIHCKLRIDSISAGAPDDEMQYLVSRFQLMPYMKIKRTHTVNCIARGYYLLSNVCIFNLNRENPREAPAELFVYPMLNDFSAVPRPQNNLQGDCISLRRLLTDPFSITGIRDYQSGDPFNLINFKASARTGFGKLKVNQRDFSSSRIFKLYINFQTDINSNIQTVKYESLMEKALSDSATIIQSALESGHHVGFSANCYMINGDMYLKHNITAGAYYFEEMLKEMSMIRPRAGISFLSLVEFDLADGLKDSEVMIFTSYIDEVIDDEILKLEHNGNSVNIFLLRTDDDEALEGAQSPI, encoded by the coding sequence ATGCCAACTTATATTGAATTATCCGAATACGCTGCATTGGTGCTTATCATTTACCTGATTTTTATAGCTTTACGTCGTATACGCCAATGGCAGATAGACAAACTTGAATATAAACGTGAATTTTCCGATACCGGTGTCTTCGAAGGTCAGACAATAACCCTAACGGAGACAATATATAATAAAACATTTCTCCCTATGCTTTTTGTCGATGTAGAAGCTTTTATACATTGCAAGCTGAGAATCGATTCAATCAGCGCCGGAGCGCCAGACGACGAGATGCAGTATCTCGTCAGCCGGTTTCAGCTTATGCCTTATATGAAAATCAAACGTACGCATACAGTAAACTGTATTGCCCGAGGATATTATTTACTTTCCAATGTTTGTATTTTTAATCTCAATCGAGAAAATCCGCGAGAAGCACCGGCTGAGCTTTTCGTATATCCGATGCTTAACGATTTTTCCGCTGTTCCGCGTCCTCAGAACAATCTTCAGGGTGATTGCATATCCCTTCGCAGGCTCTTAACCGATCCTTTTTCGATAACCGGTATACGAGATTATCAAAGCGGCGATCCGTTCAATCTGATTAATTTCAAGGCCTCGGCGCGAACAGGCTTCGGTAAACTCAAGGTAAATCAGCGCGATTTTTCATCTTCGCGGATATTCAAACTATATATAAATTTTCAGACGGATATAAACTCAAATATACAAACAGTAAAATATGAATCGCTTATGGAAAAAGCACTTTCGGATTCCGCGACAATCATTCAATCCGCGTTGGAATCCGGTCATCACGTGGGTTTTTCTGCAAATTGTTATATGATAAACGGAGATATGTATTTAAAACACAACATTACTGCCGGAGCGTATTATTTTGAAGAAATGCTCAAGGAAATGTCTATGATACGTCCACGCGCGGGTATAAGCTTCCTGTCTCTTGTGGAATTTGATCTCGCCGACGGTCTGAAGGATTCTGAGGTAATGATCTTTACTTCATATATCGACGAGGTCATAGACGACGAAATTTTAAAGCTTGAACATAACGGCAACTCAGTTAATATCTTTCTTCTCCGAACAGATGATGACGAGGCATTGGAAGGAGCGCAAAGTCCGATATGA
- a CDS encoding VanZ family protein: MKYFKRIIFLAAACVWLAFIFSNSLKPSKVSQNQSDRYSNKITLFINEHVSPSRPVSEETVSLIIRKTAHFTEFLILGFLLSASAASFVSARPAFIITLTAGAISAISDEIIQLYVPGRACMVSDMLIDFSGVLTASLLLFFILRNKIKPRRTKL, encoded by the coding sequence ATGAAGTATTTCAAAAGAATTATTTTCCTCGCAGCCGCGTGTGTCTGGCTTGCTTTTATATTTTCAAATTCATTGAAACCTTCTAAAGTGTCACAAAACCAAAGCGACAGATACTCCAATAAAATTACTTTATTTATAAACGAACATGTGTCTCCATCGCGGCCAGTCAGCGAAGAAACTGTATCTCTAATTATCAGAAAAACGGCTCATTTCACAGAATTTCTGATTTTGGGCTTTTTGCTTTCAGCTTCTGCCGCTTCGTTTGTTTCAGCAAGACCAGCTTTCATTATAACGCTCACAGCAGGAGCGATATCAGCTATCTCGGATGAGATAATTCAATTATATGTACCCGGACGCGCCTGCATGGTATCCGATATGCTGATAGACTTTTCAGGTGTGCTCACCGCCTCCCTACTGTTGTTTTTTATTCTCAGAAATAAAATTAAACCTCGCCGTACGAAGCTTTGA
- a CDS encoding MoxR family ATPase translates to MVIFMQLISELREKIKTNIEKVIVGKSEITDLLIIALLCDGHVLIEDVPGTGKTVIVKSLAASVDCIFKRIQFTPDLLPTDITGINFFNMKISEFEFIPGPVFSNIILADEINRATPKTQSGLLECMEEHQVTIDAVTRKLSSPFLVIATQNPIESMGVFPLPEAQLDRFLVKVTMNYPTRKESDEILKRFASENPLNNLKAVVSKSEILEAREALKNIYVHNDLFSYISAITEASRNAEGVALGLSPRGALALLQVSKGYAAIQGRNYVIPDDIKRATPFVVGHRLILKSSAKVNRNAASAIVSDIISRVTVPTEDLSGWNITPKQPIKNI, encoded by the coding sequence ATGGTAATTTTCATGCAGCTGATATCTGAGCTCAGAGAAAAAATTAAAACAAACATCGAAAAAGTCATCGTCGGGAAGAGTGAAATAACAGATCTTTTGATAATAGCGCTTTTATGTGACGGTCATGTCCTTATAGAGGATGTTCCGGGAACCGGTAAAACCGTAATCGTCAAATCTCTTGCCGCCTCTGTAGACTGTATCTTCAAACGCATTCAATTCACGCCTGATCTTCTTCCGACTGATATAACAGGCATTAACTTTTTTAATATGAAAATATCGGAATTTGAATTTATACCCGGTCCGGTTTTTTCAAACATTATACTTGCCGATGAAATAAACAGAGCAACTCCAAAAACACAATCAGGTCTTCTCGAATGCATGGAAGAGCATCAGGTAACCATTGACGCCGTTACAAGAAAGCTATCTTCGCCGTTTCTCGTTATTGCGACTCAAAATCCTATCGAGAGCATGGGCGTATTTCCTCTTCCCGAAGCTCAGCTTGACCGATTTCTTGTCAAAGTCACGATGAATTATCCGACACGGAAAGAATCAGATGAGATCTTAAAGCGTTTTGCCAGCGAAAATCCGCTTAATAATCTCAAAGCTGTTGTCTCAAAGTCTGAAATACTTGAAGCGCGGGAAGCACTTAAGAATATTTATGTTCATAACGATCTGTTTTCATATATTTCCGCGATCACGGAAGCCTCCAGAAACGCGGAGGGAGTGGCTCTCGGTCTCAGCCCGCGCGGCGCGCTCGCGCTTCTTCAGGTGTCAAAAGGATACGCAGCCATTCAAGGGAGAAATTATGTGATACCTGATGATATCAAGCGTGCCACTCCGTTTGTTGTCGGTCACAGACTGATATTGAAAAGCTCGGCAAAGGTCAACCGAAACGCCGCCTCCGCGATTGTCTCCGATATTATTTCTCGTGTGACAGTTCCGACGGAGGATCTTTCCGGATGGAACATAACACCGAAGCAGCCGATAAAAAATATCTGA